The Fimbriimonadaceae bacterium nucleotide sequence CTTGACCTCATTATCGGTTAACCTGTCGAGCGGTCTATGGGTCATCGTGTGGGACGCAATTTCACTTCCCCAGGAGATAAGTTGTTCCACCTTCTTCTTGCCGGTCGACTTAGTCCCGAAGGGGCCATTCGGAAGGATGAACCACGTCCCCTTAACAGGGAAATCGGGGTATTGATCAGCAAAACTCTTCCAAATCCCCACGGCGCTGTTGGGAGAGATGGCCCCCGACTTTGTGTAAAAGAACTGCGATTCTGACGAATCGTCAAAGGTTATGACGACAGGAGAGGCGCCTGGGCCAATGCTGAAGGAGTTGTCGACATACTCCGCAAGGGTGATGGGACGAAACCCGAGATCGTAAAGGGTCTTGAGATCCTTTCGAAAATTGCTGTAGGAGCGAACCATGTATTGCTCGACCGGGCCCACCCGGTGATACATAAGAATGGGGACTTTCCCACTCGGATTCGCTTTGCGATTCGTGACGCGCGGTGCAGAAACGGCAGGCGACGCGACTCCCGTTACCGGCACCATTGAGGGTCGCGACTCAGAATGGTTCGCCTGCAGGATGTTTAGAAAACTGGCGAGGGGAAGTGCGAGCCTTATCATGATCCTGCTAAGCGCTCTATTTTCCCTGCGAACTCCGCAACCTTGCTGAGGCTTCCCGCATAGTCGGGGCTCTCCGCAAAGAGGTGAAAGACAGGCTCGAACGAATCGGGCCTGACCAGCACCCATGAGCTGTGGTCATAAATCTTTATGCCATCGAGAAGGTCGACCTCGCTCGAGCCGCTGACCTCTTGGGCGAGCACTCTCATCACCATGCCCTTCTTATCCCAATTGCAGGGCACCTGGCGGTACGCCAAGTGAAACTCGGGGAGAACATCCACGATATCGCTTAGTTTGACAGACAGTTCTTCGAGCATCCCGCGAAGGAGGCCGAGTGCGAAAATAGCATCGAAGCCAGGATGCAGCTTAGGAAAGATGAACCCTCCCGTTTCGTCTCCGGCCAGGTCTGCATTCTCAACTGCGGCAGTGTTCATAAGATCGCGAACCGTGGATTTTGATCGTATGACAGTCGCCCCTTCTTTAACCAGGAGGCTCTCGAGCGCAATGGGCGATGTGACCGGCATCACCAACGTGGGTGCGGCATGGGTTCGGGCAATGAGAAGGCACAGTGCCGCAAAGAGTGTTGTGCCCGCGACGATTCGTCCGCGGTCATCGACAAGAAGGATCCTTTCACCTTCGTTGAAGGTGAGTGCGCCGAAATCGTAACCGATAGACGGCACAATATCTTTCAGGTTGTCCAGGTGAGACTGGATCTGCTCCTGTGACCTCGGAGCAAGTCGGGCATCGTTGTACGCGTTAAGGCTCAAGCCTTGGACGTTCATATCGTGTAGAAAACCTGGAAAGATCGGACTGATGCTACTGTAACCGTAGTCCAGAACAAGCCGAAGCCGACGTTGCATGGGATGGGCAGAGAGCAACGCGAAGTAATCGTTCTTATAAGTTTGAACTGCTCCGGTAGCGACATCGATAAGTCCGAGTTCGTCACTATCGACCCGCTGGAACTCTTCTCTATAGAATGCGGCTTCGATCTTACGTTCTAGGTTCTGCGGAATATAGCCCCCGGCGCCGTCGAACGCTTCCATAAGGGTCAACCTCGCGTTTCCAGGCAGTTTCCGAACATTGACCGCGGCGACAGCTTGGGCGGCCCGAATGTAGTGTCGCGCGATGGGCACGGGGGAACCGCGAAGGTCGATTACATTGCATCCCGTGCTCAATAAACTCGCAATGATTGAGCGCTTGATCATCCGCGAACTGCGAGAAGAGTCTCTGGTTGTGACGACGTTTCCGCGAGGGGGAAGAACGGTTCCGAGGGCGAGACCGAAGCGTGTGGCGAACTCAGGTGTGATCTCGATGTTGCTGATCCCGGCTACGCCGAGATCGCGAAAGAGGGAGCCGCGCCAGCGATTCCCGTACACCAACGACATCGTGAGGGTCGAGCCCCGCTCGACGAGCTTGTCCGGCCAAACCTTTATGCGTGGCCTTATCGTACAGCCGACGTCAATGAGACAGCGGTCGCCAATGACGGCTTCCTCTTGAATCTGCGACTCTCGTTTTATCGTGACACGTGAGCAGATGGTAGCGGACTTGACTTTAACGTCCATCCCCAAGTAGGAAGAATCCCAGACGACGCTGCGTTCGACAACCGCACCTTCTTCGACCAAAGTATTGTCCCCCAAAACCGAGTAGGGACCGACTTGAGCACGTCTCTTTATCCGCGAGTTTCTCCCGACACAGATCGGCGGGACAAGTTGGGTCTCGTCGTCGATGACCGTGCCCTCGCCTATCCAGACCCCTGGGTGGAGTTCCTCCCCAACCGGCTTGATCCCGATGCTGCCG carries:
- a CDS encoding NTP transferase domain-containing protein; amino-acid sequence: MVESPVRKAVVMAGGEGSRLRPLTANRPKPLVPVAGRPIMGHILSLLKTHGVSDVVGTLWYLADEIENEFGDGTDYALNLSYVTEEMPLGTAGSVKLAQPLLEDGSFFVISGDALTDCDLTKAALHHKQTGALATIVLTHVPNPLEFGIVITEPGGRIKRFLEKPAWSDVFSDTVNTGIYILEPEIFQHLLPDTNCDWSRDIFPRLLEMGAPLYGYIMDDYWCDVGTIAQYMDAQQQVLSGSIGIKPVGEELHPGVWIGEGTVIDDETQLVPPICVGRNSRIKRRAQVGPYSVLGDNTLVEEGAVVERSVVWDSSYLGMDVKVKSATICSRVTIKRESQIQEEAVIGDRCLIDVGCTIRPRIKVWPDKLVERGSTLTMSLVYGNRWRGSLFRDLGVAGISNIEITPEFATRFGLALGTVLPPRGNVVTTRDSSRSSRMIKRSIIASLLSTGCNVIDLRGSPVPIARHYIRAAQAVAAVNVRKLPGNARLTLMEAFDGAGGYIPQNLERKIEAAFYREEFQRVDSDELGLIDVATGAVQTYKNDYFALLSAHPMQRRLRLVLDYGYSSISPIFPGFLHDMNVQGLSLNAYNDARLAPRSQEQIQSHLDNLKDIVPSIGYDFGALTFNEGERILLVDDRGRIVAGTTLFAALCLLIARTHAAPTLVMPVTSPIALESLLVKEGATVIRSKSTVRDLMNTAAVENADLAGDETGGFIFPKLHPGFDAIFALGLLRGMLEELSVKLSDIVDVLPEFHLAYRQVPCNWDKKGMVMRVLAQEVSGSSEVDLLDGIKIYDHSSWVLVRPDSFEPVFHLFAESPDYAGSLSKVAEFAGKIERLAGS
- a CDS encoding polysaccharide deacetylase family protein; this encodes MGPVEQYMVRSYSNFRKDLKTLYDLGFRPITLAEYVDNSFSIGPGASPVVITFDDSSESQFFYTKSGAISPNSAVGIWKSFADQYPDFPVKGTWFILPNGPFGTKSTGKKKVEQLISWGSEIASHTMTHRPLDRLTDNEVKQEMARSIVYIKGLTGKAPRTMALPYGNIPKNRSLLHGFTLDNNKYWFDAVVLAGSGAAPPPNNPNRNLKLLPRILAYPGELGVTYYLDRVRSGAYKPLVVE